The Desulfomicrobium macestii genome has a window encoding:
- a CDS encoding TIGR01777 family oxidoreductase, protein MKILAFGATGFVGAHLVPHLAQRGHEVTVAARSGKARFSPPIRVVTADPVTPGPWQDLVGEHDAVVNLAGSPVMTRWNKTGKEAVLQSRVLSTRHIVDALAHTTGKTLLCANAIGFYGDAGDAVCTEETPRGNGFLAEVCKAWQAEALHAREFGHRVVIPRISVVLGHGGALAKMITPFSLGLGGRIGHGRQWFSWIHINDLTRVMSFLLETPEAAGPFNACAPEPVTNARFTESLAKALDRPAILPVPAFALRLALGEAAGMLLTGQRCQPEALVRLGFEFAFPDLDAALADIIPAFKTARSS, encoded by the coding sequence ATGAAGATCCTTGCTTTCGGCGCGACCGGATTCGTTGGGGCGCACCTTGTGCCCCATCTCGCACAGCGCGGCCACGAGGTTACCGTGGCCGCCCGCTCCGGAAAGGCCAGATTTTCCCCTCCGATTCGCGTTGTCACCGCCGATCCGGTCACGCCGGGCCCCTGGCAGGATCTGGTCGGCGAGCACGACGCGGTGGTCAACCTGGCCGGAAGCCCGGTCATGACCCGCTGGAACAAGACCGGCAAGGAAGCCGTCCTGCAATCCAGGGTATTGAGCACGCGGCACATTGTCGACGCCCTGGCCCACACCACGGGCAAGACACTGCTCTGCGCCAACGCCATAGGCTTTTACGGCGACGCCGGGGACGCCGTCTGCACCGAGGAAACCCCGCGCGGCAACGGCTTCCTGGCCGAGGTCTGCAAGGCCTGGCAGGCCGAAGCCCTGCACGCCCGGGAGTTCGGACACAGGGTGGTCATCCCGCGCATCTCGGTGGTTCTTGGCCATGGCGGCGCGCTGGCCAAGATGATCACGCCCTTCTCCCTGGGCCTCGGCGGCAGGATCGGACACGGGCGGCAGTGGTTCTCCTGGATTCACATAAACGATCTGACGCGGGTCATGAGCTTTCTGCTGGAAACGCCTGAAGCCGCGGGCCCGTTCAACGCCTGCGCTCCGGAACCCGTGACCAACGCGCGTTTCACCGAAAGCCTGGCGAAAGCACTGGACCGTCCGGCCATTCTTCCCGTGCCCGCCTTCGCGCTGCGCCTGGCCCTCGGAGAGGCGGCCGGGATGCTCCTGACCGGTCAGCGCTGCCAGCCCGAGGCACTTGTGCGCCTTGGATTCGAATTCGCCTTTCCGGACCTTGACGCGGCC
- a CDS encoding iron-sulfur cluster assembly scaffold protein has translation MAKWTYSDKVKDHFMNPRNILREDNEADFHGIGQTGNIKCGDEMIVYIKVDPADLTITECKWRTYGCASAIASTSILSEMVIGMTLDQAYAITAKDILKELGGLPDNKVHCSVLGDKALRAAIDDYYGKNGMEDRIKTQSAKIVCECMQVTDEDIEHAVLEGVRSFSELQDMTKIGAGCGECHENAQAVMSGYIQKHFGL, from the coding sequence ATGGCAAAATGGACCTATTCGGACAAGGTGAAGGACCACTTCATGAACCCGCGCAACATCCTGCGCGAGGACAACGAGGCGGACTTTCACGGCATTGGACAGACGGGCAACATCAAGTGCGGCGACGAGATGATCGTCTACATAAAGGTCGACCCCGCGGACCTGACCATCACCGAGTGCAAGTGGCGGACATACGGCTGCGCCAGCGCCATCGCGAGCACCTCCATCCTCTCCGAGATGGTCATTGGCATGACCCTGGACCAGGCCTACGCCATCACCGCCAAGGACATCCTGAAAGAGCTGGGCGGACTGCCGGACAACAAGGTGCACTGCTCGGTGCTTGGCGACAAGGCTCTAAGGGCCGCCATCGACGACTATTACGGCAAGAACGGCATGGAAGACCGCATCAAGACCCAGAGCGCGAAGATCGTCTGCGAGTGCATGCAGGTCACGGACGAGGACATCGAGCACGCCGTCCTTGAAGGCGTCAGAAGCTTCTCGGAACTGCAGGACATGACCAAGATCGGCGCCGGCTGCGGGGAATGTCACGAGAACGCACAGGCGGTCATGTCGGGCTACATTCAGAAACACTTCGGGCTGTAA
- a CDS encoding cysteine desulfurase family protein yields MENRTVYFDNNATTPLHPGVKEALIEGLEIFGNPSSMHAFGREARERIEDAREKVASFIGADADEILFVGSGSEANNTVLSLLHCDSTRCSCALSGRSGLVTTVIEHPCVLNTARDLGRKSHEVTYLSVDKHGRIDLEELRRAVTDKVGMVSIMMANNEIGTIQDIKAAARIAHEGGALFHTDAVQSVGKIPVDVRDLDVDFLTISAHKLYGPKGIGALYVKKGAPYCPLILGGHQEGGRRAGTENSLGIIGMGKAMELRAIEMEEEEKRLLELKNILKAGIAEAIPDALFMGHPEHCLPGTLSVSFAGAEGEAILLYLDLVGIAVSTGSACASGSLDPSHVIMATGVPVENAHGSVRISLGRENTLEDVHYMLHHLPIIIDRIRTMSTAYRRK; encoded by the coding sequence ATGGAAAATAGAACCGTTTACTTTGACAACAATGCCACCACTCCCCTGCATCCGGGCGTGAAAGAAGCCCTGATCGAGGGTCTTGAAATATTTGGAAACCCTTCCAGCATGCATGCTTTCGGCCGCGAGGCGCGGGAAAGGATCGAGGATGCGCGGGAAAAAGTCGCGTCCTTCATCGGTGCGGATGCCGACGAAATCCTTTTTGTCGGCAGCGGCTCCGAGGCCAACAACACTGTGCTGTCCCTCCTGCATTGCGACAGCACGCGCTGCTCGTGCGCGCTGAGCGGACGCAGCGGCCTGGTGACCACGGTCATAGAACATCCCTGCGTGCTGAACACCGCCCGCGACCTCGGGCGCAAGAGCCACGAAGTGACCTATCTGTCCGTGGACAAACACGGTCGCATCGATCTTGAGGAACTGCGCCGGGCCGTCACGGACAAGGTTGGAATGGTCTCCATCATGATGGCCAACAACGAGATCGGCACCATTCAGGACATCAAGGCCGCGGCCCGCATCGCCCATGAGGGCGGAGCCCTTTTTCACACCGATGCGGTGCAGTCCGTGGGCAAGATCCCGGTGGACGTGCGCGACCTGGACGTGGATTTTCTGACCATCTCGGCCCACAAGCTCTACGGCCCCAAGGGCATCGGAGCCCTGTACGTCAAGAAGGGCGCGCCCTACTGCCCGCTCATCCTGGGCGGACACCAGGAAGGCGGCCGCCGCGCGGGCACGGAAAATTCCCTGGGCATCATCGGCATGGGCAAGGCCATGGAACTGCGCGCCATAGAAATGGAAGAAGAGGAAAAACGCCTGCTCGAGCTCAAGAACATCCTGAAGGCCGGCATCGCCGAAGCCATCCCGGACGCGCTCTTCATGGGCCACCCCGAGCACTGTCTTCCGGGCACGCTGAGCGTCTCCTTTGCCGGGGCCGAGGGCGAAGCCATCCTTCTTTACCTCGATCTGGTCGGCATCGCCGTGTCCACGGGATCGGCCTGCGCGTCGGGCTCCCTGGACCCGTCACATGTCATCATGGCCACGGGCGTGCCGGTGGAAAACGCCCACGGTTCCGTGCGCATCAGCCTGGGCCGCGAGAATACCCTGGAAGACGTGCACTACATGCTCCACCACCTTCCCATCATCATCGACCGCATCCGGACCATGTCCACTGCGTACAGGAGAAAATAA